One Triticum dicoccoides isolate Atlit2015 ecotype Zavitan chromosome 4B, WEW_v2.0, whole genome shotgun sequence genomic window carries:
- the LOC119292462 gene encoding zinc finger protein VAR3, chloroplastic-like, with protein sequence MASSKLLTTAVSSSIRHFYRLASSPSHRPPPVASRCHSSLLASAPPPPQHPPPHRWMPPTPPSSPPQQPSPCPWTPPAPPSHAVSASLSFPLSIHSPLCLPPCSPEQSRTPPAAMASSKLLTTAVSSSIRRFYRLASSPLLPPPASRRLPVPLLSARFCSAAAAAAATAPVEAAYSALAAATAAAPAPVDAASSAVAAVSEGHPWPEWADFLEKLRAKGYFVRPPLASGAPVGEEVAADAVAKPDYPFRDQNRVKNACLKFARERFDLLSSLPKKDIQAIVECGCPNIFRKAVSSAKRLREFVQVDEGDACSVCKLRGSCDKAYVIPKAEEAARTVDVVRILLTYAIDPANLSGENSVGGGVQESARKLLSDLTMLCDTTIDPSLPKPVIHTYSKQDSSTKPDKGKQSSRVSAGKGRETAVTEMKKGDWLCPNCNFLNFARNRQCLECKVDGPKKIEAAISEMKMGDWICPGCAFMNFSRNKMCFKCEGQRPKRQLNPGEWECPSCDFVNFRRNQECKKCSHDRPEDDTQDNKLGYDVWRNTKGANKDRSFDSVRQEDDDGDEEGLPYKGEERRHVASRRASPARREFAGKSSNHGDEDDALPYKEGDRRVSSRRASPARKGHAKNDGDDEDVELDVSPYDGARKHGSSRRAAPGRRGFTKDEDDVLPYEGARKHVVSRRATPSRRRFTAARGE encoded by the exons ATGGCCTCCTCCAAGCTCCTAaccaccgccgtgagctcctccatCCGGCACTTCTACCGCCTTGCCTCCTCCCcctcccaccgccctcctcccGTCGCCTCCCGGTGCCATTCCTCTCTTCTTGCTTCTGCACCGCCGCCGCCACAACATCCGCCCCCGCACCGGTggatgccgcctactccaccgtcgtcGCCGCCACAACAGCCATCCCCGTGCCCGTGGACGCCGCCTGCTCCGCCGTCACACGCGGTCTCAGCATCACTCAGTT ttcctctatccatccattcccctcTCTGCCTGCCTCCATGCTCACCTGAGCAATCCCGTACACCCCCAGCCGCCATGGCCTCCTCCAAGCTCCTGaccaccgccgtgagctcctccatCCGTCGCTTCTACCGCCTCGCCTCCTCCCCCCTCCTGCCGCCGCCCGCCTCCCGCCGCCTCCCGGTGCCACTCCTCTCCGCGCGCttctgctccgccgccgccgccgccgccgccaccgcgccggtgGAAGCCGCTTACTCGGCCCTCGCCGCCGCCACAGCAGCCGCCCCCGCGCCGGTggacgccgcctcctccgccgtcgCCGCGGTCTCCGAGGGCCACCCGTGGCCGGAGTGGGCCGACTTCCTCGAGAAGCTGCGGGCCAAGGGGTACTTCGTGCGGCCCCCTCTCGCCTCCGGCGCCCCCGTGGGCGAAGAGGTGGCCGCGGATGCCGTGGCCAAGCCCGACTACCCCTTCAGGGACCAGAACAGGGTGAAGAACGCGTGCCTCAAGTTCGCGCGCGAGCGCTTTGATCTTCTCAG CTCTCTTCCCAAGAAGGATATTCAAGCTATTGTCGAGTGTGGCTGTCCTAATATCTTCCGAAAGGCTGTCAGTTCTGCAAAAAGGCTGAGAGAATTTGTGCAGGTTGACGAAGGAGAT GCATGCAGTGTTTGCAAATTGCGTGGGTCTTGTGATAAGGCTTATGTCATTCCAAAAGCTGAGGAAGCAGCTCGTACCGTTGATGTTGTGCGCATACTGCTAACTTATGCAATAGATCCAGCCAACCTATCTGGAGAAAATTCTGTTGGTGGGGGTGTGCAAGAATCTGCAAGGAAGCTTCTCTCAGATCTGACTATGCTTtgtgacacaacaattgatccatcTCTTCCTAAACCTGTAATTCACACTTATAGCAAGCAGGATTCATCAACCAAACCTGACAAGGGCAAACAATCATCTAGGGTATCAGCTGGAAAGGGTAGAGAAACAGCTGTGACTGAAATGAAGAAGGGTGACTGGCTTTGCCCGAA CTGCAACTTCTTAAATTTTGCTCGAAATCGTCAGTGTCTCGAATGCAAAGTTGATGGACCAAAGAAGATAGAAGCAGCCATCAGTGAAATGAAAATGGGAGATTGGATTTGTCCAGG ATGCGCTTTTATGAACTTCTCTCGCAACAAGATGTGTTTTAAATGTGAAGGGCAACGGCCAAAAAGGCAGCTTAACCCTGGAGAGTGGGAATGCCCCTC ATGTGATTTTGTTAACTTCCGACGGAACCAGGAGTGCAAAAAGTGCAGCCACGACCGCCCCGAAGACGATACCCAGGATAATAAGCTCGGATACGATGTGTGGAGAAACACCAAGGGAGCTAACAAGGATAGAAGCTTTGACTCTGTTCGCCAGGAAGACGACGACGGCGATGAAGAGGGGTTGCCATACAAGGGGGAGGAGCGCAGGCATGTAGCGAGCAGAAGGGCGTCACCAGCCCGGAGGGAGTTCGCGGGCAAGAGTAGTAACCATGGCGACGAAGACGATGCCTTGCCATACAAGGAGGGAGACAGGCGTGTGTCGAGCAGAAGGGCCTCACCAGCCCGGAAGGGACACGCGAAGAATGACGGTGATGATGAGGATGTCGAATTGGATGTCTCGCCCTATGATGGGGCGCGCAAGCATGGATCGAGCAGAAGGGCGGCGCCAGGCCGGAGGGGATTcaccaaggatgaagacgacgtgtTGCCGTATGAAGGGGCGCGCAAGCATGTGGTAAGCAGAAGGGCAACCCCATCCCGGAGGAGATTCACTGCTGCTAGAGGAGAATAG
- the LOC119294799 gene encoding microsomal glutathione S-transferase 3-like, whose translation MAVSVELSKEYGYVVLVVVAYAFLNFWMSFQVGAARKKYKVFYPTMYATESENKDAKPFNCVQRGHQNSIEMMPLFFATLLLGGLQHPVAAAALGLLYTVARFFYFKGYATGVPENRYKLGGLNFPAIMGLIICTASFGINLVIREAI comes from the exons ATGGCGGTGTCGGTGGAGCTGAGCAAGGAGTACGGCTACGTGGTGCTCGTCGTGGTGGCCTACGCCTTCCTCAACTTCTGGATGAGCTTCCAGGTCGGCGCCGCCCGCAAGAA GTACAAGGTGTTCTACCCCACCATGTACGCCACCGAGTCGGAGAACAAGGACGCCAAGCCCTTCAACTGCGTCCAG AGGGGGCACCAGAACTCGATTGAGATGATGCCGCTCTTCTTCGCCACGCTGCTGCTCGGCGGCCTGCAGcacccggtcgccgccgccgcgctgggGCTGCTCTACACCGTCGCCAGGTTCTTCTACTTCAAGGGCTACGCCACCGGCGTCCCGGAGAACCGCTACAAGCTTGG GGGGCTCAACTTCCCGGCGATAATGGGGCTGATCATCTGCACGGCGTCGTTCGGCATCAACCTTGTCATCAGGGAGGCGATCTGA